A genomic region of Chryseobacterium sp. KACC 21268 contains the following coding sequences:
- the rplI gene encoding 50S ribosomal protein L9, producing MEIILKQDVENLGLEFDTVNVKPGYARNFLLPQGFALLATPKNKAALEATLESRKEEEAKLVATANAVVDQLKKTSVTIPAKVGTGDRLFGSINNADLAAALAKAGVNVDKKYIKIPGNTIKRTGTVTALIRLHRNVEYNFDFNIVSDAPVEAPKPAAPKAKVEEETPSEEA from the coding sequence ATGGAAATTATCCTAAAACAAGACGTAGAGAACTTAGGACTTGAGTTCGATACAGTAAATGTAAAACCAGGTTACGCTCGTAACTTTTTACTACCTCAAGGTTTTGCTTTATTAGCAACGCCTAAAAACAAAGCAGCTCTAGAAGCGACTTTGGAATCTAGAAAAGAAGAAGAAGCTAAATTGGTAGCTACTGCAAATGCTGTAGTAGATCAATTGAAGAAAACATCTGTAACGATCCCTGCAAAAGTAGGAACTGGAGACAGACTATTCGGTTCTATCAACAATGCTGACCTTGCTGCTGCTTTGGCAAAAGCTGGTGTAAACGTTGATAAAAAATATATAAAAATCCCTGGAAACACAATCAAAAGAACTGGTACAGTGACTGCATTGATCAGACTTCACAGAAATGTAGAGTACAACTTTGATTTCAACATCGTTTCTGATGCTCCAGTAGAGGCTCCAAAACCAGCAGCTCCAAAAGCTAAAGTTGAAGAGGAGACTCCTTCTGAAGAAGCTTAA
- a CDS encoding GEVED domain-containing protein: protein MKKILFSLVALAGLSTSNVMNAQTVLFEDSFETYTDFAIANVGAWTLTDVDLKPTYGFTGITFPNTQVAKSFQVFNSNTTTPPMTPSETSDWSARTGEKMMVNFAATTAPWNNDWIISPQVQLTAGLGASVSFWAKGCDAEYGAEKFKVLVSTTGTAVSNFTAVSAVVTTPSDALWHEYTYNLNAYSGQQIYIAIQTTSEDQFGFAIDDFKVVTAPLPVVAPGCSTLTSPANGATNLAFASQTLSWSAPTTGTADSYDVYLDKTENPTTLVGNISGTSYTATNLDASSTYYWRVVPKNTVGSATGCTTVYSFTTAAPAYCTAGATSTSFEKITNVTFADINKSSTATAGYEDFTSTVGNVTAGSTYTFTATFSGTSFSNDQVLVWIDLNNDKDFADAGEQVLVTPTKVSPWTGSITIPATATIGTTRMRVRLHDSSLGGNVTPCGTSTYGQVEDYTLNIGTLAVSDVSKNGIKAYPNPVKDIFNIETQGKIKSIRVFDVTGKQLLTKEINEAKSQIDFSKFNSGVYVVTTTMEDGSTTSNKVIKK from the coding sequence ATTTTGCAATTGCAAATGTAGGTGCCTGGACACTTACAGATGTTGATTTGAAACCAACTTATGGTTTTACAGGAATTACATTTCCAAATACTCAGGTTGCTAAATCTTTTCAGGTTTTCAATTCAAACACAACTACACCTCCAATGACACCTTCTGAAACTTCAGATTGGAGTGCTAGAACAGGAGAAAAAATGATGGTCAACTTTGCTGCAACCACTGCACCTTGGAACAATGACTGGATAATTTCTCCACAAGTGCAGTTAACGGCTGGTCTAGGAGCTTCTGTAAGCTTTTGGGCTAAAGGTTGTGATGCCGAGTATGGCGCAGAAAAATTCAAAGTTTTGGTTTCTACTACCGGAACAGCAGTTTCTAATTTCACAGCAGTTTCAGCTGTTGTAACAACTCCAAGCGATGCCCTGTGGCACGAATACACTTACAATCTGAATGCGTACTCAGGACAACAAATTTATATTGCTATTCAGACAACATCTGAGGATCAGTTTGGATTTGCAATTGATGACTTCAAAGTTGTAACTGCTCCTCTTCCAGTTGTAGCTCCTGGATGTTCCACATTGACTTCACCTGCAAATGGTGCGACAAATCTTGCTTTTGCTTCTCAAACACTATCTTGGTCTGCTCCAACGACAGGAACCGCTGATTCGTATGATGTTTATTTGGATAAAACAGAAAACCCAACAACACTTGTGGGTAACATTTCTGGAACAAGCTACACAGCTACAAATCTAGATGCATCATCTACTTATTACTGGAGAGTAGTTCCTAAAAACACTGTTGGTTCAGCTACTGGATGTACCACCGTTTATTCTTTCACTACTGCAGCTCCTGCATACTGTACGGCAGGCGCAACTTCCACTAGTTTTGAAAAGATAACAAACGTTACATTTGCCGACATCAACAAAAGCTCAACAGCTACCGCAGGCTATGAAGATTTCACTTCAACCGTAGGAAATGTAACAGCTGGAAGTACTTACACTTTTACCGCTACATTCTCAGGAACATCTTTTTCCAATGATCAAGTTTTAGTTTGGATTGATTTGAATAACGACAAAGACTTTGCAGATGCAGGAGAACAAGTTTTAGTTACTCCAACAAAGGTATCACCTTGGACAGGATCTATAACAATTCCTGCTACAGCTACTATTGGAACAACACGTATGAGAGTTAGATTGCACGACAGTTCATTAGGAGGAAACGTTACACCTTGTGGCACTTCTACGTACGGACAAGTTGAAGATTACACTCTAAACATTGGAACACTAGCAGTTTCAGACGTTTCTAAAAATGGAATCAAAGCTTATCCAAACCCTGTTAAAGATATCTTCAACATCGAAACTCAAGGAAAAATCAAATCTATCAGAGTATTTGATGTAACTGGAAAACAATTGTTGACAAAAGAAATCAACGAAGCTAAATCTCAAATCGATTTCAGCAAGTTCAACTCTGGAGTTTACGTTGTAACAACAACTATGGAAGATGGCTCTACTACTTCTAATAAAGTAATCAAGAAATAA
- a CDS encoding lysophospholipid acyltransferase family protein — MNQFLFNILLLISKLPLKILYIFSDILFFTTYYIVGYRKKEVLENLKNSFPEKSDEEINMISKKFFANFCDYLAEMLKAFTISNVESRVRMQHLNQDLFHEAKSEGKNVILLSGHVFNWEWFNALKTIVPQENSHPVYRRMSNKFWEQKIKTIRNRFDNQSLEANDVIKHIFRNPNDGNSIYMFVADQTPHVSNVNYGLKFLNQKTPAFIGYDKLSTRMDMAFIYCEMKKVKRGYYQVNYHRIYPDGEKFVEHEVVKKFHKLLENTINKRPDNWLWSHRRWKYQDAIKTYEE, encoded by the coding sequence TTGAATCAATTTCTATTCAATATATTATTATTAATTTCAAAATTACCACTGAAGATATTATATATATTTTCAGATATTTTGTTTTTCACTACTTATTATATTGTAGGCTATAGAAAAAAGGAAGTTTTAGAAAATCTAAAGAACTCTTTTCCTGAAAAGTCAGATGAAGAAATTAATATGATTTCCAAAAAGTTTTTCGCAAACTTCTGCGATTATCTTGCAGAGATGCTAAAAGCTTTTACAATCAGCAATGTCGAGTCCAGAGTGAGGATGCAACACTTAAACCAAGATCTTTTCCACGAAGCGAAATCAGAAGGAAAAAACGTCATTCTTCTGTCTGGTCACGTTTTCAATTGGGAATGGTTCAATGCTCTGAAAACAATCGTTCCTCAGGAAAACTCACATCCTGTTTACAGAAGAATGAGTAACAAATTTTGGGAACAAAAAATAAAGACCATCAGAAATAGATTCGACAACCAGTCTCTGGAAGCTAATGATGTCATCAAACATATTTTCCGAAATCCTAATGACGGAAATTCTATTTATATGTTCGTAGCAGACCAAACGCCTCACGTTTCCAACGTCAACTATGGACTTAAGTTTTTGAATCAGAAAACACCGGCTTTCATCGGCTATGATAAATTGTCTACCAGAATGGATATGGCTTTTATCTATTGCGAAATGAAGAAAGTGAAACGTGGTTACTATCAAGTGAACTACCACAGGATCTATCCCGATGGAGAGAAGTTTGTGGAGCACGAGGTAGTGAAAAAATTCCATAAACTTTTGGAAAATACCATCAACAAAAGACCTGATAATTGGCTCTGGTCGCACAGAAGATGGAAGTACCAAGACGCAATCAAAACCTACGAAGAATAG
- a CDS encoding thioredoxin family protein produces MKRNILKILFLASLVTFSAVSAQTQDKPLSKEQLEAKKKAAAEEKAKLPKPYHPEANAELEIKNAVALAKKEHKNVVVQAGGNWCIWCLRFNNYVQQTPELKKLVDDNFVYYHLNWSPENKNEKIFTSYGNPGEKFGYPVFIILDENGTQIHTQDSAVLEEGSGYSLEKVKEFFNTWKPKKS; encoded by the coding sequence ATGAAAAGAAACATCTTAAAAATACTTTTTCTTGCAAGTCTTGTCACATTTTCCGCAGTCAGTGCACAAACTCAAGATAAGCCTTTGAGCAAAGAACAATTGGAAGCTAAAAAGAAAGCTGCGGCAGAGGAAAAGGCCAAATTACCGAAACCTTACCATCCTGAAGCCAATGCAGAATTGGAAATAAAAAATGCGGTTGCACTTGCTAAAAAAGAACATAAAAATGTAGTTGTACAAGCTGGTGGAAACTGGTGCATCTGGTGTTTGAGATTCAACAACTATGTGCAGCAAACGCCAGAACTTAAAAAATTGGTTGATGATAATTTTGTTTACTACCATCTGAACTGGTCGCCAGAAAATAAAAATGAGAAAATTTTCACAAGTTATGGCAATCCTGGAGAGAAGTTTGGTTATCCGGTTTTCATCATTTTGGATGAGAATGGAACACAAATCCATACGCAGGATAGTGCAGTGTTGGAAGAGGGAAGTGGCTACAGTCTTGAGAAAGTGAAAGAGTTTTTCAATACTTGGAAACCGAAAAAATCATAG
- a CDS encoding glycosyltransferase family 2 protein, which yields MTLAIAILNWNGKNWLEKFLPSVILHSKEAEIYVIDNASTDDSIPFLKSNFPSVKIIQNESNSGFATGYNQGLKSIKADIYCLLNSDVEVTENWIAPILRLFSEDQNIAAIQPKILDYNQKDKFEFAGAGGGLIDNLGYPYCRGRVFENIEFDNGQYDDETEIFWASGCSLFMRSEDFWKMNGFDERFFAHQEEIDLCWRLKNEGKKIYYTGKSKVYHVGGGTLKKENPEKTYLNFRNNLSMMLKNLPASKVFFILFFRLHLDGYAAFYLAYKNGWRFLWAVLRAHVYFYIQLPKSIQLRQQHQIDPYYQIKWLMFKHFLGSKKIIKE from the coding sequence ATGACTCTCGCAATTGCAATCCTAAATTGGAACGGAAAAAACTGGCTGGAAAAATTCCTCCCGTCTGTCATTCTACATTCCAAAGAAGCGGAGATTTATGTGATCGACAATGCTTCGACCGACGATTCTATTCCATTTTTAAAATCAAATTTCCCATCAGTCAAAATCATTCAAAATGAGAGCAACTCTGGTTTTGCAACAGGTTATAACCAAGGATTGAAATCCATAAAAGCAGATATCTATTGTTTACTGAATTCCGATGTGGAAGTGACCGAGAATTGGATTGCTCCAATTTTAAGATTATTCTCCGAAGATCAAAATATCGCAGCGATCCAACCGAAGATTCTGGATTACAATCAGAAGGATAAATTTGAATTTGCTGGTGCTGGTGGCGGATTGATAGACAATCTCGGTTATCCGTATTGCCGAGGAAGAGTTTTTGAAAATATAGAATTTGATAACGGACAATATGACGACGAGACCGAAATCTTTTGGGCATCTGGCTGTTCCTTATTTATGCGTTCCGAGGATTTTTGGAAAATGAATGGTTTTGATGAAAGATTCTTTGCACATCAAGAAGAAATCGATCTTTGCTGGAGACTTAAAAATGAAGGTAAGAAGATTTATTACACCGGAAAATCCAAAGTTTATCACGTTGGTGGTGGCACGTTGAAAAAGGAAAATCCAGAGAAAACCTATCTAAATTTCAGGAATAATCTGTCAATGATGTTGAAGAATCTTCCAGCTTCGAAAGTATTTTTCATCTTGTTTTTCAGATTGCACCTTGATGGTTATGCCGCTTTTTATTTGGCTTACAAAAATGGATGGCGATTTCTTTGGGCAGTTTTGAGGGCACACGTCTACTTTTATATTCAGCTTCCCAAGTCGATACAACTGAGACAGCAACATCAGATCGATCCATATTACCAAATAAAGTGGTTGATGTTCAAGCATTTTTTAGGATCAAAAAAAATAATAAAAGAATGA
- the rpsR gene encoding 30S ribosomal protein S18: MAIDDMAKQASAGGESEVKFLTPLDINTKTDKKYCRFKKFGIKHVDYKDADFLLQFVNEQGKILPRRYTGTSLKYQRKVSAAIKRARHLSLMPYVADLLK; this comes from the coding sequence ATGGCAATAGATGATATGGCAAAACAAGCCTCTGCTGGAGGTGAATCTGAAGTAAAATTTCTTACTCCACTTGATATCAATACAAAAACTGATAAAAAGTACTGTAGATTCAAAAAATTCGGAATTAAGCATGTAGATTACAAAGATGCTGACTTCCTTTTACAATTCGTAAACGAACAAGGTAAGATCTTACCAAGAAGATACACAGGAACTTCTCTTAAATACCAAAGAAAAGTATCTGCAGCTATCAAAAGAGCAAGACACCTTTCTTTGATGCCTTACGTAGCAGATCTTTTGAAATAA
- the rpsF gene encoding 30S ribosomal protein S6 has product MNNYETVFILTPVLSDAQVEEAVKKFEDLLTSNNCEIVAKENWGLKKLAYPIQLKKNGFYTLIEFKGEGTVVADLETAFKRDERVIRYLTTKLDKHAIDYAVTRRSKIKSAKA; this is encoded by the coding sequence ATGAACAATTACGAAACTGTTTTCATTTTAACTCCCGTTCTATCTGATGCTCAGGTGGAGGAAGCAGTGAAAAAATTTGAAGATCTATTGACTTCAAACAATTGCGAAATCGTTGCCAAAGAAAATTGGGGACTTAAGAAATTAGCTTATCCTATTCAATTGAAAAAGAATGGTTTTTACACACTGATCGAATTCAAAGGAGAAGGAACTGTAGTTGCAGATCTTGAAACTGCTTTCAAACGTGATGAGAGAGTGATCCGTTATTTAACGACTAAACTTGACAAACACGCTATCGATTATGCAGTAACAAGAAGAAGCAAAATCAAATCTGCTAAAGCTTAA